In Ciona intestinalis unplaced genomic scaffold, KH HT001072.1, whole genome shotgun sequence, a single genomic region encodes these proteins:
- the LOC100186065 gene encoding receptor-type tyrosine-protein phosphatase epsilon-like isoform X1, which produces MKFIVYVLPAVVVTVVLICFAVLGIFIKRRRNKDSETIEEFVPDLNNEHPYQEVDFSHEAVYANVINEGQGGKCRSVKVSKLTSMLKGLFNDGSNNSLSKEFKELTENSERFETSVASLPENKPRNRFKNILPYDRTRVVLSDKDGYSDYINANYIDCYKDIKKYIATQGPLPKTEEDFWRMIWEVESTIIVMLTNPVENDKKKCHKYWPDCNKDKCFTSLHVTCTSDETFGCFIKRTFQVNCFDESRVITQFHYTTWPDHSVPHVTSGLHRFKQAVQDEHADGNRPIVVHCSAGAGRTGTFIAFDSLCMEMKESSTINVYETVLSLRKQRMEMVQTQKQYKLLYKLSAEVHVLGSSDILLMNIEAKVKELERKDGKESGFALELQKLESLQFEEHQLEYAVENNDNDIIVPYDHSRITPGVIGSASYYNASYIEGYGQNELQFIAAKGPTKHTKENFWSALLSNQVHTIVSLRTIDEENNHRWFPTLESPCLKYCDVTINLLEEVETGSDVIERKLEICQGKSLKLEMDFYQLVSWSVDTVPNNAQDVIQLIKKIQESRNDKKGKVVVYCSDGGSRTGALLCVLNLMERAKVEGKVDVVRELNDMRSMRRGMVCSELLYRYIYYCMMEFAASFSAYANFKG; this is translated from the exons ATGAAGTTTATTGTCTACGTCCTACCGGCTGTAGTGGTTACTGTTGTCTTGATATGTTTCGCGGTTCTTGGGATATTCATTAAACGAAG ACGCAACAAAGATTCAGAAACCATCGAAGAATTTGTTCCTGACTTAAATAATGAACATCCTTACCAAG AGGTGGATTTCTCCCATGAAGCAGTTTATGCAAACGTCATCAACGAAGGTCAAGGCGGCAAGTGTCGAAGTGTTAAAGTGTCGAAGTTGACATCCATGTTAAAGGGATTGTTCAACGATGGTAGCAATAATTCCTTGAGTAAGGAATTTAAAGAG TTGACCGAAAACAGTGAAAGATTCGAAACATCCGTCGCTTCTTTACCTGAAAACAAACCAAGAAATCGCTTCAAGAATATTCTGCCTT ATGATCGTACACGAGTTGTGCTCTCAGATAAGGATGGTTACAGTGATTACATTAATGCAAACTACATAGAC TGTTACAAAGACATCAAGAAATATATCGCCACTCAAGGCCCTCTACCTAAAACTGAAGAAGATTTCTGGCGTATGATATGGGAGGTTGAGTCCACTATTATCGTGATGCTGACCAACCCTGTTGAAAACGACAAG AAAAAATGTCACAAGTATTGGCCTGACTGCAACAAAGATAAATGCTTCACCTCCTTGCACGTTACATGCACTAGCGATGAAACGTTCGGTTGTTTTATTAAGAGGACATTTCAAGTTAATTGTTTTGAT GAGAGCCGGGTTATCACACAGTTCCATTACACAACATGGCCCGACCATAGTGTACCACATGTCACATCAGGGTTGCATAGATTCAAACAAGCAGTGCAAGATGAGCATGCTGATGGTAATCGACCTATTGTTGTTCATTGCAG CGCTGGTGCAGGTCGTACTGGAACCTTCATAGCCTTTGATAGTTTGTGTATGGAGATGAAGGAGAGTTCAACCATCAATGTTTACGAAACTGTGTTGAGTTTAAGGAAGCAAAGGATGGAGATGGTTCAAACACAG AAACAATACAAGTTGCTGTACAAACTATCAGCGGAGGTTCATGTGCTTGGTTCATCAGATATTCTCCTCATGAACATTGAAGCCAAGGTTAAGGAGTTGGAGAG GAAAGATGGCAAGGAGTCTGGTTTCGCTCTTGAGTTACAAAAACTTGAATCCCTTCAGTTTGAGGAACACCAACTAGAATACGCTGTTGAGAACAATGACAATGACATCATtgtaccat ACGATCATTCACGAATTACTCCTGGGGTGATTGGCTCTGCTTCTTACTACAATGCTTCGTACATTGAG GGTTACGGACAAAATGAATTGCAGTTCATTGCGGCCAAGGGTCCCACAAAACACACGAAGGAAAACTTTTGGTCGGCTCTTTTATCAAACCAGGTGCATACCATTGTCTCCCTGAGAACAATTGATGAG GAAAACAACCACAGGTGGTTCCCCACTTTAGAAAGTCCCTGTTTgaaatattgtgacgtcacaatcaattTGTTGGAAGAGGTCGAAAcaggaagtgacgtcattgaaCGTAAACTGGAAATTTGTCAAGGGAAAAGTTTG AAGTTGGAGATGGATTTTTATCAACTAGTTAGTTGGTCGGTTGATACTGTTCCTAACAACGCCCAAGATGTGATCCAACTTATAAAGAAGATACAAGAATCCAGGAATGATAAGAAAGGGAAGGTGGTGGTTTATTGCAG CGATGGTGGCAGCCGCACGGGAGCGCTCTTGTGCGTCTTAAACTTGATGGAAAGAGCGAAGGTTGAAGGAAAGGTTGACGTTGTTCGTGAACTGAATGACATGAGGAGCATGCGAAGGGGAATGGTCTGTAGTGAG CTTTTGTACAGatacatttattattgtatgaTGGAGTTCGCCGCATCATTTAGTGCCTACGCCAACTTTAAAGGATGA
- the LOC100186065 gene encoding receptor-type tyrosine-protein phosphatase epsilon-like isoform X2 — translation MKFIVYVLPAVVVTVVLICFAVLGIFIKRRRNKDSETIEEFVPDLNNEHPYQEVDFSHEAVYANVINEGQGGKCRSVKVSKLTSMLKGLFNDGSNNSLSKEFKELTENSERFETSVASLPENKPRNRFKNILPYDRTRVVLSDKDGYSDYINANYIDCYKDIKKYIATQGPLPKTEEDFWRMIWEVESTIIVMLTNPVENDKKKCHKYWPDCNKDKCFTSLHVTCTSDETFGCFIKRTFQVNCFDESRVITQFHYTTWPDHSVPHVTSGLHRFKQAVQDEHADGNRPIVVHCSAGAGRTGTFIAFDSLCMEMKESSTINVYETVLSLRKQRMEMVQTQKQYKLLYKLSAEVHVLGSSDILLMNIEAKVKELERKDGKESGFALELQKLESLQFEEHQLEYAVENNDNDIIVPYDHSRITPGVIGSASYYNASYIEGYGQNELQFIAAKGPTKHTKENFWSALLSNQVHTIVSLRTIDEENNHRWFPTLESPCLKYCDVTINLLEEVETGSDVIERKLEICQGKSLLEMDFYQLVSWSVDTVPNNAQDVIQLIKKIQESRNDKKGKVVVYCSDGGSRTGALLCVLNLMERAKVEGKVDVVRELNDMRSMRRGMVCSELLYRYIYYCMMEFAASFSAYANFKG, via the exons ATGAAGTTTATTGTCTACGTCCTACCGGCTGTAGTGGTTACTGTTGTCTTGATATGTTTCGCGGTTCTTGGGATATTCATTAAACGAAG ACGCAACAAAGATTCAGAAACCATCGAAGAATTTGTTCCTGACTTAAATAATGAACATCCTTACCAAG AGGTGGATTTCTCCCATGAAGCAGTTTATGCAAACGTCATCAACGAAGGTCAAGGCGGCAAGTGTCGAAGTGTTAAAGTGTCGAAGTTGACATCCATGTTAAAGGGATTGTTCAACGATGGTAGCAATAATTCCTTGAGTAAGGAATTTAAAGAG TTGACCGAAAACAGTGAAAGATTCGAAACATCCGTCGCTTCTTTACCTGAAAACAAACCAAGAAATCGCTTCAAGAATATTCTGCCTT ATGATCGTACACGAGTTGTGCTCTCAGATAAGGATGGTTACAGTGATTACATTAATGCAAACTACATAGAC TGTTACAAAGACATCAAGAAATATATCGCCACTCAAGGCCCTCTACCTAAAACTGAAGAAGATTTCTGGCGTATGATATGGGAGGTTGAGTCCACTATTATCGTGATGCTGACCAACCCTGTTGAAAACGACAAG AAAAAATGTCACAAGTATTGGCCTGACTGCAACAAAGATAAATGCTTCACCTCCTTGCACGTTACATGCACTAGCGATGAAACGTTCGGTTGTTTTATTAAGAGGACATTTCAAGTTAATTGTTTTGAT GAGAGCCGGGTTATCACACAGTTCCATTACACAACATGGCCCGACCATAGTGTACCACATGTCACATCAGGGTTGCATAGATTCAAACAAGCAGTGCAAGATGAGCATGCTGATGGTAATCGACCTATTGTTGTTCATTGCAG CGCTGGTGCAGGTCGTACTGGAACCTTCATAGCCTTTGATAGTTTGTGTATGGAGATGAAGGAGAGTTCAACCATCAATGTTTACGAAACTGTGTTGAGTTTAAGGAAGCAAAGGATGGAGATGGTTCAAACACAG AAACAATACAAGTTGCTGTACAAACTATCAGCGGAGGTTCATGTGCTTGGTTCATCAGATATTCTCCTCATGAACATTGAAGCCAAGGTTAAGGAGTTGGAGAG GAAAGATGGCAAGGAGTCTGGTTTCGCTCTTGAGTTACAAAAACTTGAATCCCTTCAGTTTGAGGAACACCAACTAGAATACGCTGTTGAGAACAATGACAATGACATCATtgtaccat ACGATCATTCACGAATTACTCCTGGGGTGATTGGCTCTGCTTCTTACTACAATGCTTCGTACATTGAG GGTTACGGACAAAATGAATTGCAGTTCATTGCGGCCAAGGGTCCCACAAAACACACGAAGGAAAACTTTTGGTCGGCTCTTTTATCAAACCAGGTGCATACCATTGTCTCCCTGAGAACAATTGATGAG GAAAACAACCACAGGTGGTTCCCCACTTTAGAAAGTCCCTGTTTgaaatattgtgacgtcacaatcaattTGTTGGAAGAGGTCGAAAcaggaagtgacgtcattgaaCGTAAACTGGAAATTTGTCAAGGGAAAAGTTTG TTGGAGATGGATTTTTATCAACTAGTTAGTTGGTCGGTTGATACTGTTCCTAACAACGCCCAAGATGTGATCCAACTTATAAAGAAGATACAAGAATCCAGGAATGATAAGAAAGGGAAGGTGGTGGTTTATTGCAG CGATGGTGGCAGCCGCACGGGAGCGCTCTTGTGCGTCTTAAACTTGATGGAAAGAGCGAAGGTTGAAGGAAAGGTTGACGTTGTTCGTGAACTGAATGACATGAGGAGCATGCGAAGGGGAATGGTCTGTAGTGAG CTTTTGTACAGatacatttattattgtatgaTGGAGTTCGCCGCATCATTTAGTGCCTACGCCAACTTTAAAGGATGA